caaatctcATTTTCATATCTTGCCATTTGTTATCCCTGTTATGTTGCTTCTGTTTTTGCTGGCAGCGCCTTAGCAAGGTCGTTATTTGCTTGTGCGTTCCCTTTATTTGGCACTGCAATGTATAATAACCTTGCCATTGAACACTACCCTGTCGCTTGGGGTTCCTCCTTAGTTGGGTTTGTCGCATTGGGCCTGTCAGGAATTCCATTTGTGCTTTTCAAGTACGGTAAGTCTTTGAGAGGCAATTCTTGTTTGGCAAACTAAAATGTTCAAAGACCGTCACTGCAAAGTGCACCTCAATCTCTATGAATACTGCCAAAAATGATTCCATATGCTCATCACTCGATCTATTACTGCTACTTTCAGCAAGCGAGATTTGAAGTCTTGAAGCCCGAGTTCCTAACTATAACATCCGTTCTAGGTCTTATTAGTTACACCtctttgaaacttttgtaTTTCGAAGGCTCATATAGGAGGCTCAATGTTATGGATAAATTCGAGAGATGGTTGAAAGTAGCTGAGTCTAGAATATTCTTACTTTTATATAATAACTTGAATATCGTTTTTGGTATCTAATGTTGAATTCTGCACAGCTATTGGCAAAATCTTTGTGAGTAATTGTAAAGTCTCCATTTCTCTATGCACATCCCTGCCATCACTGTTGTAGTCTTCATCGATTGTTCATCACGTTGCAGGAGCAATATACTGAGATCACTTCCAAAAATCCAAATGTCCGGAAAAGTGTGGAAACGATAAATACTCTTGTAGAAAGTTCTTAAGCTGTTTTCTCCCATCCGCCACTCAATTCATACCAATACCAAGGTAACAGGCTGATTTAGAAGTTGTTTAGTATGTTCTATACGCCATGAAAAAACACCTCTTCTGTGAACGACGATGGCTCTAGCCAGTAGTTGTCGCGATGACCTTTGGAAAGAGACACCATTGGAATAATTGTTAAAGCCAATATGTGCCATGCCGATCGCCCGTCCTCGGTTATTAGAATCATTAGTGTTGCAGTGATTTACTCAAATCTCAAATAAATAATGCGCAAAATATACAAAATCGACCGTTTTAGCCCCACTTGCGCAATGGtaaaaaatgaatctgTGGCATATATTCGAAGACTTTCTTTAAAAATTTCCAGAGAATAGTAAGCTATATACGTACACTACTTATGGAACTCCTTGTCATAGTCGACTAAAGTGAATCTATATTTGACATCACCTTTTTCCATTCTTGTAAAAGCTTGATGAACGCCTGCTCCGCTAATTGGAAGTTCTTCCACCCATATCTTGACATTCTTTTCGGAAACTAGCTTCAACAGttgttcaatttcttttctggaGCCAATAGCGCTGCTGGAGATTGAAACTCCCATCAGGCCCAATGGTTGTAGTACAAGTTTCTCACCGTGTTCTGGAGCAGCAATAGAAACTATAGAACCCCCAATCTTCATCACCTTTATGACACTGTCAAAATTAACCTCAGACAGAGATGACGAACAGACGACAAGAAGATCCAAAGTAGTGAAGTATTTTTCTGTCCAGTCCTTATCCTCTAACGTGGCAATATAATGATCAGCACCAAGTCTCATAGAGTCCTCCTTCTTGGAGTGGCCACGCGAGAACGCATAAACCTCGGCACCCATGGCCTTTGCTAACAGAATACCCATATGACCAATACCACCGATACCCACAATCCCTACCTTCTTACCTGGACCACAGCCGTTTCTTAATAGCGGAGAGAACACAGTAATACCACCACACAATAACGGAGCGGCCAATGGACTTGGAATGTTCTCTGGAATTGGAATAGCAAAATGCTCATGGAGTCTCACGTGGGATGCAAAGCCCCCTTGTGCGATGTAGCCGTCCTTGTATGGCGTCCACATGGTCAGAACATGGTCAATAGTGCAATATTGTTCATTATCACTTTTGCAACGTTCGCATTCAAGACATGCCAAAGCTTGGGCACCAACACCAACACGGTCTCCAAGTTTTATTCCCGTATGGCACTTGGGACCTACCTTTACCACGCGACCAATTATTTCATGTCCAAGAACTTGGTTTTTCGGAACTGGACCCCAATTACCAGCTGCTATGTGAAAATCTGATCCGCAGATACCACAGGCCTCGATTTCAATATCAACATCGTGGTCACAAAAAGGTTTAGGATCGAAAGTCACCAATGTAGGGTGCTTCCAATCTTCTGCGTTGGATATACCGACACCTTGGAACTTTTCTGGATAAGGcattttttagtttttcgttttcgtCAACAGATTTatactttcttcatttcaGTAGCATTAAACAACATCAAAAGCAATGCATATTCCAGCTTCTTTTATagtttcatcttcagtgTTTGGTTCCCAATTAGTGGCGCCTGCTTTAACTTCGTTTCGACTCTATTGTGCGGCCGAAAGAAGATGCGCTTCGGCCGACCCGCCACAGGGCACTAACACTAAATACCaagcttcttcttcaaccaACTTGGCGTAGACATTCATCGGAGTAAACAATCATCACATCACCTGTGCTCAGACTGCAGCTAACCGAAAATAATACCGCATTATTCTACAGACCATTCGAAAGTAGCTCCTCGGCTTTACCCCTATTCTATCTACATATACGCTGCCTACACTCTACCTTCTCACTACTGGACGCATACAAGTATTTTGTCGGTGCAGGAGTACTAGCATTCATATAAGCAAGCATAGAGGTTATATTACTATGACTTAGCCCGCATAGAGGCTGTTCTACGAACGAACCctaaattgaaaagtgaCACATAAGAAATGAACAACTCCGGACCGAGACCCCTAAAAAGAACAACCCATTTATACGAAAGATCAAGAAGTCCAAAAGTACATAGCGAGCAGGCTTCGGTATACATTGGCATATATAGTGAAAGCGATATCTTgaacttctttctttggaaGTAGTGTCCAAAACACTGGCCTCTCTACATATATATCACACGTAGCTCAAGCGCACGTGCATCGAAATGACACTACAGAGGAAACGACTTTCGCTGAGCCATTCGTACTCTGGATAACGGTTTATGTACTGCAATAGATCAAGTaagtttataatattaatatacaTTTGCATATAATCAAACTATTCATAccatcaagaaagaaaaaacttttctttttcatttttcgtTACTTTTTAATGTCTATAACATTTTAGCATTTCCTTCGTAAAGGCGCCTATCTCTAGTTAGCGATGGTGTAAATACCGTCTGCAGATAAAGCGCTAGAGATGGCTGGTCTCAATCTGGTAGAGTACCATGGAACACCagtgatcattctggtcACTTGGTCTGGAGCAATACCGGTCAACATGGTGGTGAAGTCACCGTAGTTGAAGACAGCTTGAGCGACTTCAACTGGGTAGGTTTCAGTTGGGTGGGcggcttggaacaagtagtattgggccaagtgagctctgatatcagaaacGTAGACACCCAACtcaaccaagttgactctttcgtcggattgagctagggtggtggtggcagaGGCACCAGCAGCTAGAGCGGCCacaccagcagcgattgaagttaatttgaccattatatatgtttgttttcgatTGTTTGTTTAGTGGTGATATAGGCTTAactagaaagagaagagtGAAGGcatattctcaaagataGATGATCAAAGctgctctatttatatgattTCCTTGACCAGTTTGTTGCTACCCAAACGAATTAGTGGACGCTCACCTTTCATCGCATACTTCTTCCTATCTTACCTCTCACACCCATATTCATTGTCACTATGGAGATGCGCCTGTCCTTGAACGAATTGGCTTGCATAGCTTTTGCATGTGAGAGCACGCTTGGCATTGCATTTATTTCTCGTAGGTacagaagagaagaatgcTGATTATTAGGGGTGTCGAGGTGCGTTTAAAACCCTTTACGGGTCTGTGatctttcactttttggcAAACGAAGATTCGATTTTATGATGTGGGCCCTCGTTCAGAAGCCTATTGTCTAAGCCTTATTCAGTACGCGCTAAACGATTGCCGGGGAATATAGTACTGTTCCTTTACCCAGATTCAACTATGGAATAACTATCATGTTTTGGTAGTCGTGTACCCTGTGGGTGGACTCACGATTatataatatcaataaaatttctGATGAATCCTCGAGGATCGCATTCCGGTTTTTTCTGTTGTCGCACCGTAATACAAAAAGTGCAACATACATAATTCCTGTGTTACTCTATCACGTATAGTGCCATTTTCCACATAGCTTCTGTGGCTTGGCATAACATCTTCAAACCGTCAAGCAAATCTTGAATAGCCATGACATTTGACTTAAAATAATCACCATTCGTACGCTCAATTTAAAATATCGATCACACGAGGACCACCATAGCGGTGTTCATATGTCTGCAGTATTATTTTATCCACTAAGAAAGGGATGATGTTGCACAACAGATGAAATGGGTTTTGGGTCATAACTTCTGCATGTCTTATCAAGTTATTGTCCTCGAGCTTATCGTATCTTAAATTGAAACCGTACACCTGTATTTTGCAGAGTTTACAGAGTTTACAGCCACTAAATGGATATGTGGATACTCGTCTCTATAGCGAGAGCCTATCGATACGGACGGACTCGGCTTCTTTAATATACGCCCACATAGTCAACAGTTGGTGATCTAGAAACATAAAcctttttccaaaatagaAGACTGATGAAATGGCACTCAAAAACAGGAAGAGAAATACTTCATTGAAATGTGACTTTAATACAAAAATTAGCGAAATTTTCCTAGAAAGGAGCAATTTCCAAGAACTAAGGCAAACCTAGACTAGCAGAActtctttggaaaattcaGTTAACTGTTTCAAGAAGCACGCTTACAATGTAACGCTTGAATAACAGACAAGATCATTAGACCCGCAATCACTAAAAAGAGCAGCTGAAACTATTATGGGTATCTAATATAACACTATGTCCCATGCACTGGATCATGCTTCCTTCCGTCAGCGTTTATAGCAAATTCGTTCATAACAAAGTTATAGGAATTCTATAATGTTGTACCACATCCTCACATGAAAGCTACAATTCTCTTTTAACGACAGCACCGCTCCCAACCGGCGGATTTGGGCAACTAAACGAGCAATCCTACGGTGAGAGTATGGCTCCAGAGAACTCTATCCACAAATTACTGCATGCTTGCACTATTGGCATTTGATTCGGAACAGGCGAATTATATGGCCTGAATTGCTTTTGCTCATTGCATGCTGTGCAttatattttccttttggcAACACCACGTGCTCTTACTTGGGCTAAAACATGAGATATGCCGATCGATTTGTCTTCTATCGTGTAGCAACCCTGTAATAACAACTCATTCCTGGtacttttcaattttgccGTAATTTCGCTATAATTTGCTTCATCTCATGGCCAAGCAATTTTCCCAGATGTGTGCGAAATTATAAATGGATGCTCatatcaaaatatttcttaGCATGCggataataataattttcttcaccGCACAATGGACGCAGTTAGTGTCACTTGGATGAATGATCACTATACATGTAAACGGTGAATAACAATCGACGTAGATAATTTATCTGCGGCAAATGTTTCTGTAAATTGACGGCCTTTAAGACGAGTTAGGATATTAGTGTAACGGAAATGTACACCTAATTGGAAATCAAGATGATTCAccgaattttttgaactctACGGTCGACTTAAAGATGGTAAAGTTTGAATACTAGATCTTTAGATCCACTATGACTATATATTAGATCGCACAGCTCAATATCAGGATATTTGGCGGTGCGGTAAGGATATCTTTTGATTCAAAACCTGTTTGTGGAGGCCATGACAACAGTGTAAATTATTTAGATGACTTGCTATACTTAACAGGAACCTTCCAGTTGTCTTAAATcatcttctccttcttccGCAACTACAGCTTATGAATCAACAACTACTagagtatttttttggaatatgAATCAGCTACCCATCGATTATTAGTGCAGCTGGTACATACTTTTATTCGTATTACTAGAATGCTACCACATACGGTGCTTAAAAGATAACGCGGATTATGAGGCTAGTAAAATAGAATTCAGGATTTCATCGAAATTAGTGAAAGCTGAGGCGCAAGGATAGATAATAAAACATTATAAATGAATTTCAACGTTAAAATTACCTGAACAAATTGGAATCCCAAAAATTGTCAGAAGATAACCTACTTTTTCGCCAAGCAGTTCTTCCTTACTTTCTTCCTTGAATCTCACCTCGaattctgaaaatattatCTGTGTAATTTGTTATTTCatactgaagaaaaactgaTAGTAATAAACCATACTTGGATCATATAGTTTTCAGCTGATAATACAGTTCATAGTTGGGATTAGCCTTTGAAACATTtcgttattttcaaaaataaacgcGCGAAATAAGTTTAGACTCAATTTGTAACTCACCTCTCATGAATAACAATTCAACCAAATAAGTATATAGCCTATTGTTTAGGAAATTCACatatcaaagaaatgaGCCAAGTTAATACTGATGTTGACAATCAAAAGACatcaaactgaaaaaaagaactacGTCTATTATTAATGAAGCTTGATCTGATAATAGCACTTGAGAATGATATCGCCGTGGATGTAGATACTCATAGTTCGTCAATAGAACCGTCTAATAGCGAAATACTAGTAAACTTCAGGTCCTAGATTTAGGCTTATAACATATGTGGATTGTTCCATACGTACACTCGGTCAAGAGCAAATTtaagaagaatttgaaagtGCACATGCCACTTTTAGTCTGAATCTCTAGATAGATGACATAGCTTACGGTCTATATCAAGTGTTCATCTTGCCActattggaaatttttaaGATCGGCTATCAACACCTTAACATTAGCCATATTACACTCCTTGTGAAAAGGTGCTGCATTGCTACTAATATCAGTGGCTTTGTTACTCTGGGTCTTTCACGGATCAACTACGGCGGCCACCTTCCTCCGTTAGTGGTTATATCCTGAATGACAAATCGTGGCTAAGGCACAAACTTGGGCTCTACATTTTC
The genomic region above belongs to Saccharomyces kudriavzevii IFO 1802 strain IFO1802 genome assembly, chromosome: 3 and contains:
- the ADH7 gene encoding NADP-dependent alcohol dehydrogenase (similar to Saccharomyces cerevisiae ADH7 (YCR105W)); the encoded protein is MPYPEKFQGVGISNAEDWKHPTLVTFDPKPFCDHDVDIEIEACGICGSDFHIAAGNWGPVPKNQVLGHEIIGRVVKVGPKCHTGIKLGDRVGVGAQALACLECERCKSDNEQYCTIDHVLTMWTPYKDGYIAQGGFASHVRLHEHFAIPIPENIPSPLAAPLLCGGITVFSPLLRNGCGPGKKVGIVGIGGIGHMGILLAKAMGAEVYAFSRGHSKKEDSMRLGADHYIATLEDKDWTEKYFTTLDLLVVCSSSLSEVNFDSVIKVMKIGGSIVSIAAPEHGEKLVLQPLGLMGVSISSSAIGSRKEIEQLLKLVSEKNVKIWVEELPISGAGVHQAFTRMEKGDVKYRFTLVDYDKEFHK
- the SKDI03G0050 gene encoding SRP1/TIP1 family protein, whose translation is MVKLTSIAAGVAALAAGASATTTLAQSDERVNLVELGVYVSDIRAHLAQYYLFQAAHPTETYPVEVAQAVFNYGDFTTMLTGIAPDQVTRMITGVPWYSTRLRPAISSALSADGIYTIAN